The genomic region TGGTATCAAGAGACAACAATGGTATCTTTATATGAATCCCACGTACAATACACGTAAGCTCCAAAGCTGTTCACTGAACTGAAGCAGATTACAGATTTTAATTTATACCCTTAATTTTGACTGAATTTACTTTTTACCAAGGTGGGAGAAACAACATGAGAAAACTGACACTTTTTGAGTATACAAGCAGATAAAACCCTTTAAACACAATGGCGTGATTGTACAGTTCCATTGTGTCTTCTTCATGAAATACTGCTAcagtaaaacaaacaggcttGTGTTCCCAACATACAAAACAATGACAGCTATCATTGTTTTTTCACCACAGTAAGGGGAAACAAAGTTATACCAAGGAAATAGTCTGtaaaaactgacaaaaataatcataatactTCCTGAAAAGATCGTCTTAATTCTAATAATCCAACATGACAGCAAATTCAGTCTGATGTTTATATAAATAAGGGTATAAAAAAAGGTATTTCTTTTAAAAGATGCTGTGTGGATCCCactctgtatgtgtctgtgggGATTAGAACTTCAAAAGTCTAATGTTGGCCAAATCTGACCCGAAGGCCTCAGGTGctcttacctctctgagctgctgtagctCCGCTTTCAGGGCTTCGTGCTCCTCTTCCAGCTGCCTGTGTTTCATCTTGAGAGCCGAACTCTCCTCCAGCACCACCAGGCCATAGCGAGCCGCCTGCAGCTTCTCATCCGTGGCCTCCTGGAGCTCCAGGGTCAGCCTCGCCACCTCTGCCCTCATGTCTCCACTCCCCATCACCGCTtctccttctgctgctgctgatcccGCTGGGTCTGCTGCATCTGCCTCCAGCATCCTTGCTTGGCCTCCCACTTGTCTGCCAATGCTCTACTGGGACACCTGCCTCCTTCACTCCCCCCGTCTCATTACTCCAGACTACAAAAGAAAAAGCACAGAGACGGAGGTTATGTAAAGTGCTTAGAAAGCATGgcaagagagggaaagaggttTGTGTAACTCATATTGAGAACAAAAGAGACTTTGGGCTTGGCTTAGTAAGAAAACATTTCAACTCAAAAGTTCGAATGGCAAAGGTTGTTGGTGACAAAGTACTCAATGTGaattattttttcaacaacTACTTTTCGCCTTACTCCTCCCACATTTCTAAAACAGACTTTGATGAACTCAAGTGGACTaatcaatgcttttatttttgcatcaCAGAGCAACACTGTCCCTATAACAggcttgttttctttctggGTTGAACAATGCCATTCAGACCAGATGTAACAGAATGATCTTACTTTGATTCAGAAAAGAATCTGaacttgaatgtttgttttttagcttTGAGTAAAGATCTGTGTTTCTTCCTGACATTAAAATAAGTGTAATTTTCCAACCTGGCTCTTTGAAGACTGAGATTGTTTGGTTAGTGCACACACTTCTCATTTTTACATTCCATTATGCAGCTCTGGAAAGGATCATGGAATATGAAATAGCAGCTTGGATTGTCGccctttgtgttattttaaagttGAATCAACAATGGGGTAAGAACAGCGACATGGAAGTGTGTGGGAGAAAGGAACAGGGTCAGCTGACAGACGAGTACATAACATCATAAGTGACCAAGTGTCACTGTAAGGCAAACATACACAGCCTGTTTTAAAGCTTCTTCTTCCAACCCTAGTCAGACTGTTAAACAAACAACCAGCTTAACCTGACCCTGATGAACTAGCCCACTCCTGTGTCCTCCTTTTCTTCCCTTTCAGTCTTTCATACCCATGGGtcattatgttttatatttttgtgaaCACATGAATATTTTAATCTAGTGTTTATAGGGGCGGCTGTGTGTGGCTCAGTGGGAAGAGTTGGGCATCTCTCAAActgttggtggttcgatcccagctccggcagtcagatgccgaagtgtccttgagcaagacactgaaccccgaattgctcccgcTGTGTGAATGTATGcgaatgagatcagctaatTAGCAGCctcctctaccatcagtgagtgaataggTGAATGCGACAAGTaatgtgtaaaagcgctttgagctgccagacagactagaaaagcgctatataagtataAGTCCATTTACCTGTTTGTGATGAAGGTTGCTGATCTTAGTGTTGCACCAATgtgtatttcttttgcactAATGCCTGATTCAAATTTTCCCACAGCAACCGTAGAGTAAACTAATCTGATAAATCCATGCCCTAGCCATGTATCCGATGCTGCAGTTTGCACACTTTATAACCCATGAACACCTCTTAGCCAGGTCATGGAAATATTGTGAATACTATCAGCTGTAATGAAAAAGGTGGATCCACAACCAACATGATGAAACTATTCGGTTCTTTATTAGCTAATTGTATTTAAACATCATtataccagtggtggacaaagtacacagcttcattacttaagtcaaagtgtagatactccatgtcaaatattactccaatacaagtgaaagttgctctgtcagattattacttgagttaaagtactggagtacttgcttttaaaaatacttaaggattcaaagtacttcttatgcaatctcaaaatgttgtattatatGTTGTAacaaccattacttgaaatctcttaaactataccatggactaaaaacagaaactaagttactccaagcacagtcaacttagtttgaaatgttctatatctcaacacgctttctcaggttggactgtgaatgtttgtatgtttgggcagagtgggaaacaggaagaacatttcaaacgatacgtatcattcttcatttcaaaaacctctaacacgggctgaagatatggccatgggtgctcaggtggagaattatagccatcattaccacctcttaatgaactgcctgatgtgagtgaaatctgctctgcgtttgctccacattcagccgtggagacacaaacacattttactgtcttagggatcagatttcagaaaagagaaggaaattcacgagttgacttcaaagcaaaagtagtgagtaactagagcattgatagaaatgtagtggagtcaaaagtacaataattgtcttttgaATGTCGtggagtcaaagtaataagttcccccataaaaaataatactcaagtaatgtacagatactcaaaaaatgtactttagtAAActgactctgttactgtccaccactgattacTAAATACTATcagctgcaataaaaaaagctggATCCACAACAAGCATAAGGATACTATTCAGGAATCAAGAAATCAGTATTGCCAaatgagctcgcacacacaaggaatttgatgtggtgaatggaacactggtacttaacaacaagacagtaaggacaatgaatatataaacctaaacacaaatccaagaattcaattcaataaaaatacaatctaataataataataatacattttatttaaaggcgcctttctcggcactcaaggacaccgcacagatataaatatatacatacacgaatttacattaaaggaaacaaaatcagagtcaaaaattaaaacaatataaaatctgtacaaagaaaggtatagaagtacttttaccAAGtcagtaagggcacaacaagacagtaaggacaatataTATTCGTGTCCTTGTTAGCTAATTATATTTAAGCTTCATTACTCTTGATTCCTCGACTCAACACAATTACAAACTAACACTACAACCAGGCTGCAAGGCTGGCCCAACACACCACACATCAACCTTCCTGCTATCCAGCATCCCTGTTcctgctacagctactactaacCACACAAGGTGGAAGTGTCGCATGCACAATTGTCCTCTGAAAGTGACCCTTGTGATAACATGGATTAACTTCACTACGACCACCCAGTGTGGACTGGGTGGGGCAGGCTTCccccaccatcatcatcatgtccCATTCTTTGACCGAAGATggaaacaccatccaccatgCACCATGCACCGGTCATCCGGTATCAAGTGATGTAGCGTTCAGCATCTGCTACTAACTAGTTAATAAAGCATCAAATACCATTCAATTAGAGGGTGTGAAGTTATGAAGTTAACTTGGCAgcattaaaatatgtttactgTGTTTGTAATGTGACGTTAGGTTGATATTCGAGCAGGTGAATATGTTCTATTAAACCGTCACCGGTCTGTTAACAGGACATGGCCGGACAGCTAGCAAGAGTAGCCTGATGTAAGCAGCAGTTTAAACCACAAGCTACAACAGACGTCGACTTGAGTTAAACAAACGATGGATAACCTTTGATTCATAGCTTTGTAATTAGCTTCCCCCCTAGCGGCTTAGTGGATGGGAGACAGAGACAGCCCGACACAGGGTTGTTCTCCTTTAAATAAGACAGGCTAATTAGCTAGCACAAGCCTTTAGCTTCCTTGCTACTCACCCGTTGGTTGTGTTTCAAAGATGGAGCCCGCCGCCGCCTTCCCTGTGAGCTCCCTCCCCGGTGTAACTGTCAGCAGCAACGGCAGCTAAACACGACGGTAGCCGGGGGTACCAGCCCAGGTTACTGAGCAGCAGCTGCTTCCCTTCCACCCACCCGGTTCTCCTGTTTCACAGTGAGGTCAGACAGTCAGCGTCAAAAGCGCGCCGAAAACGTGAAAGCACAACTACCCCCTCTGGCTAGTCAACGCGGCAATGCAACTACGCCGAGaataatatgtgtgtgtctgttctcTATTTTAGGAAAGTGGCATTTATTGTCAACATAAACACGAAATTTGAACAATGCTGTAATTATCTCAAGCCTTTCATTTTAATAACAAACGCACTATAGAGAAGGAAAGATGAGGTAATGGTACTGGAAGCGAACTGACGTGAATTCGCTCCCATTCATTGTGCATGACGCGCGGCTGTTTCGCCGCTCATGATATACTGAGATACAAAGCGACGcgaaccactttttttttttttcaagatttgttttttattggcaaaacCATAGGGGCAAAACGCAAGCTTTACAATACAGGTCCagtatttcaaacatattttcatgttttaaacatagtcatatgaaagcatataaatatatatacacatacaaaaaaaaaaaaaaaaaacataataatatatacattcataaaatgaattcataaaaaaaaaatatatatatatatatatatactgtacatacatacatacatacatacgtacatacacacgtgcatacacacacaaataaataaatataaaagataataatgttaaataaaataattgtatatatGTACTTCTAATGAGTCAACAGGTAAGTAGCTGAATAAAGCAATgaatataacaatgataatcaaaataagataaataatagttagttataagataagaaaaattatatatatagaTTCAAAGTAGTAATTAAAgaattgtgaaaataaaatggaatacaAACGAATGTACTTAACACACATATTTAGCTTGAGAATGAATTATCTAATGAATGCGTCAACTGCAATCATGTACGCGAACCTCTTTTTAACAGCGTTTCTCCCCCGCTATGTCATAATTATCAACTTTAACACAACATTGTGATGCAGTTAAGTTAATTGTTCTTATGTGAAGCAGTTTGGATTGAAAATAGTCCTCAATTGAAGACAAAAAGAGTCCAGTGAAGCAGAAGCTTTAAAAGTCTAAGCGAATCGAACGCGTGCCGCAGAAGAATAAACACACTTCCGCTCGTCCCCGTCTTGATTTCCGTTTTACTTCCGGGTGTGCACTTCGCCTTGCTGCGGTGTTTTCAGCCAAACAACAGTGGTTCTTACACCATGAAGATCCTTACCTGGAACATAAATGGCATAAGGACTTTCAGAGGAGGCATTAAAAAGGCCCTCGAGTCCCTGGACGCAGATATAATCTGTGTTCAAGAGACAAAAGTAACAAGTAAGTGGTTTGCGTAGGAGTTGAGAGCGCGCGGGATCTGTCATGTAACTTATCAGTCAGAAGTCTGTTATGAAAAAACACTACACGCTGTAACAAAGATTTTTCCTCCCACAGGAGACCTGCTTGATGAAAGAACTGCTATTGTTGATGGCTATAACTCCTACTTCAGCTTCAGTAGAGGACGCAGTGGCTACTCaggttcattttatttaatagcATTTCATTTATTATATATAAATCATGCAAAGTTGAAATGCTGATACTTTTCCATATCCTTGCATGGTAAACCTACTTAAAAGCTCATGCTTGCACACTAAATTCTTCAAACTAATTTCCCTGTCATTCCTGACTGACACAGGAGTTGCCACTTACTGTAAGGACAGTGCCACTCCATTTGCTGCTGAGGAGGGTCTCACAGGTCTGCTGACCAGTCATGATGGTGCTGTTAGATGCTACGGGGACCAGACTGAGTTCTGTAGCgaggagctgcagcttttggACAATGAGGGTCGAGCAGTTATCACACAACATAAAGTCATGTAAGGAAAAATGccctttgattgtttttattatgaagcCCATTGAATGTGCTGTATGGTGTTTATCTTGGTCCATGTGCAGGATATCAATGCACTGATATGCCCTTATACCCTTTTCTGACATTCCTATGACCACAAGGTAGttgcatgtctgtttgtaatttaCTTTAATGTCAACAAGTTCCAAACTTTAGTGTCTTTTTGATTCTGTTTCAGGTGTCAGGGCAAAGAGCAAACAATTACAGTCATCAATGTATACTGTCCACGTGCTGATCCTGAGAAGCCGGAGCGGAAGCAGTTCAAACTGCAGTTCTACAAGTTGCTCCAGTGTCGGGCTGAGGCTTTGCTTAAAGACGGGAGGTGAGTATAAAGAAGGTTGTGGTTATACAGTAGTGAGACACAGGTGTTTCCCGCTCCTACCACAGAAGTTTTGACTATGGCTCGGTTTTCTTTCAAGTAGTTTAATTTCACCTTCCCCTGCCTGTGCAATACCACACATTTACCCTGCAATTTATACACTTTGGtaaattcttattttaaatataGTTAATTCCAATATTTACAATAACACAGATAACATGATATTTGGCAGATTCTTACTTTAAGGGggtatttgtatttgttgctGATGTAACTCTGTTTCCTGAGTTGTGATCAGTCATATTTTTGACAATGCATCATGAGAGGGTCGGCACCTGACTCTGTTATTTACCTCTGTTCTTCAGAAACACTGAGTTGATTGTTTTGTCTGTTATTTTTCAGCCATGTGATTGTTTTAGGGGACGTAAACACATCTCACCGGCAAATCGATCACTGTGACCCCAGTGATATTGTAAGTAAGAGGTTTAAGACTGTTAAAGAATTGTTCGTCTTTTGTTTTGGGGGAAGTTTGCCATACAATAGCAGAATCTGCCTAACAACACTTATATATCTGGATTTAATCAGATATGCACAATGATGAAACTCTTCCtgctctatttttatttttatccagGAGGATTTTGGTGAAAACCCTGGGAGGAAATGGCTGAATGGCTTTTTGCACGGTGGCAGTCAAGAAGAGGAAAGCACAGAAGATGAACCTGATGAAGACTCTCAGGTAACTTTGACAGACTCAAACAACACTGGGAAATTTCTGGATACCTTTAGATATTTCCACCCAACTCGTACAAGCGCCTTCACATGCTGGTCCACTCTCACCGGAGCGCGGCAGACCAACTATGGCACACGCATCGACTACATATTCGCAGACTGCCAGCTAACCAAGGAGCAGTTTGTGGATGCAGACATCATGCCGGAGATGGAGGGGTCAGATCACTGCCCTGTGTGGGGGAAACTGAGTAGCTCTCTGGTACCCAGCTCCaaacctcctcccctctgtacTCGCTACCTGCCGGAGTTCGCCGGCAAGCAGCAGAAACTGTCCCGCTTTCTTGTAAAGGTGGACCAGAAGCCAGTTCAGTCTGAGCCGAGGGAAGCTTTACCTGGATCACaagaggaggacgagaggaggGAGAATTTAATTCCAGTTGGAGCTGGTAAGAAACGGTTATTAACATCAGACGCTGCTCTTCCAAAGGGGAAAAAGGCAAAGACGGTAAAGGCTTCTCCAAAGCCACAGGGCAGCCTACTTAACTTTTTCAAACCCAAACTCACAAATGTCCCCTCAACTGAAGCCTTTAGTGAAAAAGCCTTCAGTCAGTGTGAAGTCACCTCGTCACAAAACTCCCAAAAGTCTTCCACAGCTAGTGAGGAGGAGTCTTCAGTCACAAGCACGGTACCTGAAGTTACTGAACCTGTCTCGTCTGATTCGACTAAGCTCtctaccacagaagaagaacaggTGAAGAGGAAACAGTGGACCCCACAGCCTTCTGGAGGTAACACCGATTCAAAGAAGGGGGCATCATCAGTGTTTTGGAAGTCGGTGCTTCATGGACCTCCACCGCCGCCTCCCTGCAAGGTCCACAAGGAACCCTGTGTGCTCCGTACTGTAAAGAAAGAGGGGCCCAACATGGGCAAACAGTTCTTCGTGTGCTGCCGACCTCAGGGTCACACCTCCAACCCAGAAGCTCGCTGTAATTTCTTTATGTGGGTCGAGAAAGGGAAGTGACATTTTTACTGTACGGACTGTAAGTTGGGTCACAagtcaaaccaaaccaaacatgCATTTTAAGATTACTTTGTAGATTTTTCATCCTCAcacagatgtgttttgtttactttgtgtttTGTAGTTTTATAATAAATAGTAATCTAGTTTTCTATTACCTTGAGTTTGGTTTATTTGTTCCTGCACAGcgagaagagagggagatgaacagTAAATTTATCAGAAGTGGCTTTAAGGATAGTTTCAAGAAAATATGCCACTTCTCTGACGCAAGGTTTTAcaacttctctctgttttacaTGATTCCACTTGGATATCTCAGTTTGGAACAACTGgtcataaaacacaaacatatgcaCAGTGTCCATACAACtcataataataaagtaaagcCTGTTAAAGGTAGCACAACATGTCTCTAAGGTTAAAGCCAGAACATGAAAAAGAGGTGTATGTTTCATCCGAGACCACCGGAGAGAAACTTATGACAAAGCAGCCAACaacttcagagcagagagacactcCACATCTGACTGACCTGGAAAAAGGACCTAACTTAATGTTCTTCCATTTTATTCAGTTAGCttacataaaaacaagacagtTAAAAGATTCTTCAGGGGGGCTTCTCTTGACTTTTATCCAGCAAGAACACATCAGAGCCTGacttttctatatttttaataaGCACTAATAAGGTATCATTTAATTTGGgatatccaatttaaaaaaaaaaaaaaaaaaaaatcatcccggATATCCGTTGTGTGATTTTGATGATCCAAAATCCAAAAAGATATAGAGATACACTTGCAACTATCCCTAAAAATATATTACCTTTATACATATCtgaagaaggttttttttttgagagagagagaagtcttTTGCAGATATTCAGTGTTCTTTCTGGgtagagggagaaaaaaatacGTGGatatctgaaaatgaaaacccAATATACATGAATGGCAATTACAACAGAATTTGTCCTCAATAGACTGGAGTTATTAACATCTTAAATGGGAATcatggatttaaaaaatgttgtaggTATCTGAAATGTTGAATTTGACAAGGAAGAATCAACTTATAGATATCTATGACAAACATTCAATCTagctgttaaatattaaaactgtgACTCGTACTTTTTAAGGATGTATAAATATCTTACCTTAAATTTCAATTGGgacattttttttgggggggtatCTTGAAATATAATTTCTGGCAGTAAGAATATTACTGTGTATATCTGTCATTTCCAGGTCTGTAGTGAGAATATGACTTTGACTCTGATAAATGCTGTTATAGGTATTGATAAAACAGTCCTGGATCTATATATTTGGATTACATCTTTAAAGGAGTTGCCATATTCCTAAGAATTAAGGTTCGAAGTGCCTCACATCGTCTTATTAACACCCCACTGACTGTCCACAAGGTGTCAGTGGTGAGCTGGTTCCCACAAATCTGAACTTCACAGAACTCATGAAAAGTAACTTTTCCAAACAACACTTTTTATTGACACTACCAGCCGCACAGCAACAGTTTAACAAACTCTGCAATGTGATTCAGACCAAAAGGGCAGACTTCTATATCAGGGCTGACATTTTCCTTCTCATCTCCAGAGTTacatttcaacacaaacactgcctGAAGACCTTGAAATGTTCCTGAAGTAAAGCATGGGGTGAATGTTGACAGTTTCCCTATATGTGGAATAAGGTTTCAGTATTTCATAATGTAACAGAGCACCATATGTGGCAGAGGCAGTCTGAAATGACAGGGAGGGGCCTCAACTTGTGACATGGCAGGAAATTTCTTAACGCGCGCAATTactgcctccctcctccctcctcccccctccctcctcccccttcttttcctccctctcgctcgtcttCCAGCTGAAGACAGGCTCCTGGCTCTGGGAACAGCAGACTTGGAGGTGACTTTTTACCCCAAAACTTCTGTCTGGACTGAAGACATCCCTTTGTGTGACTGTTACTAAAGAGGTGAGTACCAGAAGAGGGCCTGCAGGCCTCGACTCTGCAGCTGCTCGAGCATGTGGGCCACGACACAGCTTCCCATTCATACATGAGGTCAGATAACTCGGAgaccctctctcctctggttgtgAATTGTATTAACAGTTGAAGGGAAGATAACTTTATTTTCAGATGGTTTCTGCCTGAACTCTTCAGCTGAGGATATATTTAAGCTCCTGTTTGTGGAGGGACATGCTGGCAGTTTGTAAAGCACAGAGGAGGGCTTTAAATGACTCACTGAAATGGGAGAGTATCTTGGCTCCACATCCTGGCATGAATGTTCTGTACCAAAATAATATGAAGTGTTTGATGAATGgtttaacagagacagaaaggcaCCTGGTGAACTATATTTTACCCCATGCAGTTTGTAATTGAATATGATCGTTGCTTTGTCCTGGATTTATTTCAAATGAGTTGTGAAGCTGGATTCAATTCCATAAGGTCAATTGAGGTTACCCAGCTAACCATTATGTTTGTATTACTTCACTCCACCTCACATGTACCTTCAATGATTCTAAAATTCTGCTTGAGTAGAGCCTCAAACAACCTGATTCGAGGACTGTGATGTTGAAAGTGTTATAAGTATGAtataaagccccaaaaaatgaaacaagagaTAACATTTTGGCTGTCCAGATGTACTTAATTGAATCtttcaccacagagacacaTTTCCAGTTACACTGGAAGGAATTTGTGTCATTGTATGATAAAGAAAACTTGGGTGTTTCTTGGGTGTGCAGCCAAAATTCATATCATAGTTGACTTCAACTTTATCAGCCAACTGAAATCTTCCCCCAGAGGTGGCGGAACATTTGTTGTCTTTACGAAAAAGTCACAAGCACAATCTGCTTCTACGTTCAGGAAGTAAAAATGCAGCACAGAATCATCAAGTATCATTACCAGGATCTCTGTGTgttgcataataataatattaatacctttatttgtatagcacttttcaatacaagtaaccaAGTGCTTCAAACTGaaagtaaaagcagagaggtaaaacgttaaagattaaaagaaatccacaaaataaaagcttttagataaaagtgtgtcttgagtagtgaaataaaatgagggactgactctgcaagtcggatttcctctggcaggctgttcctcAGTGCATGCCTTCTTAGTTTCTCCTATTACGTGTCAACACAGGTATTACGGTGAGTTTTGGGTCAAGCACATGATGAGTTTGTAAGCATGCACAATGTTTCCACTCCTAAGCACAATCACATGTGGGTAATCTTAAAAAAGCACTTATCTCCTAAGCTAATTAGCATCACTGTGACTTCCAGCAGGATGCAAACTGTCAGTGACTATCCGCCCATGCAGCAACAAAAAACCCCTCTCAGAAGACACCCACTACGCCCCTCCTTTTCCACTTGCATATTCTGTAATGACATGGTAATTAGTATCCAGCACCCTGTTGGTTTAAAGGGTTCCTGGGGTTACCTGTAGCCTTGAACTGCAGACACAACTGCAGGCTTGGTTCAGTCCCTTTTGTCTGCACTCCGGTGTCGACACCTTTGGGGAGCAGACACCTGGTGAGAGGATCCATCCAGTCAGCCAGCCTCTATGCGATGGAGTGACTCTACCTGTATGTGGTTGAACAAAGGGTTAAGTATGGGTGTTCCCATTTCCCGCTCACTCCCCCCTCAGCCTGtaatctctctcactctctcctctcctcactacCAAGGAGCTTTGGAGAGACTCCTAAGAACAAAGCTATATATAAACACTGCAAGGGGAAAATAAGGGAACTTGCTCAAGGAttgattctgacattttttagagAGGAAACTGGCTTTGTTTTTAGGTCACCAGGGTAAGTTgctgaaaaatgtgtgtgtgtgtgtgtttccatatGTATTAGATGTTGAGGAGGGGAAGGGAAGGGCTGTCATAGTGAGCTGCTCTTGCGTCAGACAAGAACCATGTGGGCTGTAATGCTAGACAGTAAGATAAaacatgtgtctttgtttgactTAAGATTGTTTCTCATTGACAAATTTactcaaaatattatttaatgtgATGTTTAAGAAGGAGTTGGATTGGTTGTTTGGAAAAATTGTGGCATAAAGAGTTGGATTTGGAAAGCATGGGAACGTTTTAAAGTACTTAAAACTTTTTCTAATCTTTAAAAGTTTTCACAGAGTAAGAGCTTCCCTCCTGACCGAGGAAAGCTTTTACTTGGACTTAGTTTCTAGTTGACCAGGTTTCTCTAGTTTCACCATCTACCCCCTCAAAATAGACAGCAATCAGGTCCACAATGTAAAATCCGCTTTTTTACACTGTGAAACTGGCCACACATCCACCAAAACTGTCTCTTTGTGATGTTAAACGAGACTCAGCCTGCATTTCACCGGCTGTGTGTGTTGGCTGTGAGCCATGGGAAAGTCGCCGGGTATGTAGCTAAAGAAAGTAACTCCAACCAGAGTTGACCTAAGGCAAGTATGCATGGGGAAGGCTACTCTGTATTTAGGCTAAATGGCACCATTTAAACAAGAAGCCTTTGTTTATCTCTGTGGCCTGCTGCGATCAACTTCCAAAGCTGTTTGGATTATTGTGCATCAACAGGCCCTGTTTCTGTGATGAGCGTAGGATTTTTGTGTGAAACTCCTCAGGAATGGCACATTGTAGTGCGAGTGTGTCCTTAGGGGTCAGATGTGAAAATCCTGAGGGCAGTTTGACCCACAGAGAGGGGAAGTATCCCATGACCCCACCAGCAGGAGCACAGACCTACGCTCATTCGCAGTGCGCGTCCATGCCAGCTTTGTGTGGCCCACAGATTACAGCAACATAAGTCCTCTGACAACATTTGTTATTTAAAGACCTTCAGCTTCACATGCACCTACATCTATGGCTTATGTTCTTCTGTCTTATTCTGTGATCTGCCACAGTGATTTGGAAGTTGTTCATCTGAGCaggattcaaaataaaatagcaCTGAAGGATTTATGCATCTccaaagggaaataaaaacatgaaacattctGGTTATCCTTGGCAATAAGAAAAATTACAGAGCTGAGCGTCTCAAGGCTTTATAAATAGTGTTGCCCTTTGGAAGCCACATTGCACTTTATGTTTGTATTCCATCAGtcactgtgtttcttttctgcAATGGCGTCTTTCTGTTTGAGTTTAAAAGACAAGTATATTTACCTTTTAAAGGCCAAGTGTATCCAGACTGCCTTTGT from Notolabrus celidotus isolate fNotCel1 chromosome 11, fNotCel1.pri, whole genome shotgun sequence harbors:
- the apex2 gene encoding DNA-(apurinic or apyrimidinic site) lyase 2: MKILTWNINGIRTFRGGIKKALESLDADIICVQETKVTRDLLDERTAIVDGYNSYFSFSRGRSGYSGVATYCKDSATPFAAEEGLTGLLTSHDGAVRCYGDQTEFCSEELQLLDNEGRAVITQHKVMCQGKEQTITVINVYCPRADPEKPERKQFKLQFYKLLQCRAEALLKDGSHVIVLGDVNTSHRQIDHCDPSDIEDFGENPGRKWLNGFLHGGSQEEESTEDEPDEDSQVTLTDSNNTGKFLDTFRYFHPTRTSAFTCWSTLTGARQTNYGTRIDYIFADCQLTKEQFVDADIMPEMEGSDHCPVWGKLSSSLVPSSKPPPLCTRYLPEFAGKQQKLSRFLVKVDQKPVQSEPREALPGSQEEDERRENLIPVGAGKKRLLTSDAALPKGKKAKTVKASPKPQGSLLNFFKPKLTNVPSTEAFSEKAFSQCEVTSSQNSQKSSTASEEESSVTSTVPEVTEPVSSDSTKLSTTEEEQVKRKQWTPQPSGGNTDSKKGASSVFWKSVLHGPPPPPPCKVHKEPCVLRTVKKEGPNMGKQFFVCCRPQGHTSNPEARCNFFMWVEKGK